Part of the Bos taurus isolate L1 Dominette 01449 registration number 42190680 breed Hereford unplaced genomic scaffold, ARS-UCD2.0 Leftover_ScbfJmS_834, whole genome shotgun sequence genome is shown below.
CTGGGGTGTTGCATTCCTCAGTCCAGTTGCATGGGTGTCTTCTAAAGGCCCTTGCCCCTTTGATTAAAGCCTTCTTGGGAAATGCCACGTCCCTGAAAGGCCCTGAGTACTTTCTCTACTGCGGACCTTGCAGAGAAGGAATCCCTGTCCTAGGAGTGATAAGAGACAGGAAATCCATGGCATAAGTAAGGGGGCCTAGGCAGAGACCTGTGAGGGAAACAAAACGTGGTAACCTGTCCCTTCTCTCCTTCAGCCAGACTTCTCAGGCAACCTCTGTTCtaataaataaactttatattttagatCTAATAGATATTTTTTATACAAAAGAATGGCTGTGAGATGATTTTTGAGTTCCTTACTGATCTTATAAGCTTATCTGAAAGTTAAAACGTTCAGATCTTTTAAGATGTCTGAACCCTCATATGTATGGACAGATGACCCTATTGTCAGCAAACacatctcttttttcctctcttcatatgtcatatttattttggcattattattattattattgctctgGATACGTATTACAATATAATAGTTGGACCTGAGAGGCCCTTGTTAGTGCTTCATACATTTCACAGTAATGAGAATAAAAAGGGAATTAAGGGCACAAGGTCAGATGAGGCCTCCAGGAGTGAGAGGTGAGCTTTAGACTAACTCAAATCAAGGGCCTATGGCATCCCTGTCACTTAAACAGCCATGGAAAAGTTTGTCACATCATTAAACTCTCTGAGAGCGCCTCGGGCTCTTTAACTGTGAAGGGAGTTTGACAAGCCCTGTCTGGAAGGACGCTGGCATGTGGTGGTAACTGTAAAGCCATCTGCCACAGTGCCTGGCAGGCACCAACCATATCCCTCGCTTCTCAGGACTGGTGGCTATACTTTGCAACGAAGATCTCACCTCCCTTAAGCctgatatagggcttccctgatggctcagcaggaaaggaTCTGCCTGAGAtataggagctgcaggagacgcagactcagtctctgggtcaggaagatccccctggaggaggaaatggcaacccagcctaGAATTCTTCgcttggaatatcccatggacaaagagccttggtgggctacagtccatggagtcacaaaagagttggacatgacttagcaattcaacgaagaagaaaaagaagaagggtTCTGGTATAAGAAGTGAGGGAGAGCCTTGCCTGACAGTCTTCTCCTGAGCTTTCTAGAACTGACATCCAAATGGGAGGGCATGGCTCTCCTTTGTCCCCTCTATTCAGGGATGAGTAGAACCCCTCAGTCTCCCACTCGGGCTTCACAAATTGACTTCTGGTGGAGCCTGGGgaatcccctccttcttgacctGTGGCCTATCTCCTCATAGTAAGACTGATACCTCCCTGtgagcctggaggaggaagtaaGAATGGCCTTATCTAGCCACCCCTACCCGTAGTCTCACAAGAATGAAAGCTGTGGCAAGCTCCATGGGAATGACAGGTGGTTCCTCTCAGGGGCCCAAATCAGGGTCCCAAATTTGACTCTCAGCCAAGCCCAAGACTCCCCCTTCTGTTGACACCACCATCAGACCAAACCCTAACTTTCCTGATACTCCTCGGTCAGAGCTGAAGGGCCCCTTGGCCTGATAAATTTGCCTGAGGCCTTCTAGGCAGAGTAGGGAACATACTGTGTGGCCATCCTGGTGTTTATGTTCCCACATTCTTTGCTGTCCTCACCGTCTTGGAAAGAACCTGGAAATATTCCCGAGCTGGAAACATTCCCTGACTTGCCTTAAAGCTTCTCCACTCAGGCCAATAGTTCCCTGATCcgtgaggaggaagaggagtttGCCTCGTAGGGCCACCACAGGCCATGGTCTTCTGAGGCTAACAGGAGTGGAAGGAATATGTTCTGCCCTCACTGTTTTGAGGTGGGTAGTCTATTCAAGTCTTCAGGGTCCTTACCTCAACTTCTGGCACAACGTGGAAATCATCCTTCTGCTGAGCTTCGGCTGCTCCCTTTGATGAGGATGAGGTTCCTTACCTCCATGTGATCCTCTGGGAGGAAGTGAGTAGGACTCACCATGTCACCAGGCCTAAGTGGCACAGTCCCAGTCCTGACAACAGGGACAGTGCCTTCTGTATAACCCCCTTCTTTCTGGGAGGGATCCTTGGCTGTCAGTCAGTATCATCAGTTGACTCCTGTTAGGAACAGGGTACCCTTCCTCAGCTGATACAGCCTCCCTCCATTAGCCCAAGGACTTTAAGACCCTGAAGCCATTTGCCTTCAGAAAATAAGGGATAAACCCAGTCTGAAAGCCCTGCCTGTTCCCTCCCAGGGCCCATTACAGTTGCAGgactttctaagaatttatctgtAATGGGGTAGTTGGCTGACACACTCCTCATACAGGACTGTACAAATGTCATGCCTAGGATTTCCACTCTCTGATGAAGAGCCAGCCTATAAACCAAGGTCAACTCCTTGAAACCCTCCAGGTAGAAGTCACGGGGCCCTTGAGCCGGCCAGCACTTACCTATGCCTCCCAGGGCTAACTGGAGAGGAGGGACTAAGTGTAGTCCTGTCAGCTGTGGATTGAGGGGCTTCATGTCCACACTCTGGGTCCTCACTTTGACTCTGCACCCTTCCTGGGGCTCTATTCTCTGCAGATTCCCAAtgtccccacctccccaggaCCTGAGTTGAAAGTGTTAACCACAGCAGCCCAGATAGTTCTGGACTTCATGGGCTTGCCAGTGAGGACGGGTCTTTACAGGATCCTTCTGTTCTGGATGGGTCTTTCCATCACCCTCATTCAGGTTAATCACCATCATTTCTGCGAGATTGATTCTCTCTACCAACATCAGAACTCTGTGCCGAGACCAAGTTTCTTAGGTCTCTGAGAAGCCTGAAGAATAAGTGAGGCTATGCTAAGGCTAATAGCCTAAGCCCACCAGTTCTGAATTCCTCTGTGTCTGAGATCAGAAGGGAGTGCTGACCACCACCCCCCATATTCTTGGGTCTTGCTCTCCTCAATCCTCCTACCTGGGGCCCTCATCTTGCATTCTGTGTCTTGGATTAAAGACCTTTGGGGAAATTCCATGTCTCTACAAACTCCTGAGCTATGTTTGCTCTGCAGTGCTACAGAGAATGGGTCCCTGTCCCAGGAGTGAcgggagatggagaagctatagTCCAAGGCGGGAGTCCCAGGACAGGTGGCAGTCCTTTAGGGAGAAAAAAGTAGATCAATCTATCTCATCAGCCAGGTGACGATTCTCATGTCATTTCTGTTCTGATAGGTTTACTTTCCACAGGGAAGAGACTGTAAGGATGATATGGAGACTCCTTGCTCTTCAGAGGTTATCTAACATGGCCAATGTACATGCTTGTACTGTCCCTGAATATTGTTTCTTTCGCTTATCTATGAGTAATGAATATGGGATACATATTGTTGGTTAAGTATATCTGGTATTCTTACTACTCTGGCTACACATTTCGACCCAGTAGCTTGAGCACGAGGGCATTCTTTGCTATCACCTAGGACAAATTTTGGAGTACTgagaaaagcactgaaataaaagatacagggtggggactttcctggtggtccaatggctaggactccaggctcccaatgcagggggcccaggttcgatccctggtcagggaactagaccacACGTGGAGCAagtaagatccagcacagccaaataaataaataaatgatataaataagGAATTGTCAAATGTTAAAAGGACTTGTTAAAGAACAAAGACAAGGGTATGTCTCAGGTTGGGGGGAGAACAACAGTATGAGTGATAAGTAGTGTAGAGCAGGAGTCTATTGCCAGCTGTCATTTACCAGCCTCATGTATTTCAGCACAAAACCAAACCCTAACTCTATGAGCCTTGGGCTCTCCCCTGTGAAGTAAGTTTGATAAGCCTTTTCTTGTCAGATTGGTGGAATATAAGTATTTATGGAAAGCTTCTGTCACAGCGCCTGTCTCTATTGAGACATTAGGAACAATGGCAGTTATTACTATGATTATCTTGACCTCAGATGTTACATCAGccggatttttttttcaatctatcACATATCAGAAACTATGCAGTGTTccaagtggggggaaaaaaagacccaACCTCCCAAATCAGCCAAAATTCTGCTTAGCAATGAAACCAAAGTAATATGTTCTCTCCCCTCTTTACCCTGCTTCTTTCTTGTTCTTCCTGAAGTAGAGAGTATCTCAGCCTCTTCCACAGAATGACAGCATCTCTGAGAAACTTTAATGAGTGGACAGAGGCTAGGACTTTTTTTGACTAATCACCACCAGTACAAGCATGAAGACTTAAGAGCAGATTCTCAATGTTTGTGTAAAAGAAGAGCCATGAATAAATCATTTGCTATAATTTATATTCTCATTCTTGAAAACCATAAACCATAAGCAGAGGCAAGTATGTGTCTTTTACACTTACAAAAAGGGAGACTAAGCAGAGAGTAAATCCAGCCAAAATCTGAAGAAATTTCAGCTATCTCCCTAACAATGTATCAATGTTCTAAGCCTCTATTAGTGTGGTGTCTTTCGCATTTCTAAGGACACTCTTATCCTAAAGTGATGTTATTCTCATCCTGGATCACAAAAGTGATGCGACGATTTCCAATATTTAtttgagaaaacaaaattcttactTCTAAACTTGACAAACAGCAAAGTGTGTGTGACCCATGTTATTCATATACTTATATCATGACTTTAAATGATCTTTCTGTTGAAAAATTTTAACAACTGAAAATTGGGGGAAATAAAGTCAACAAGTTATTGATGCATATCAGGAGCACAGGTTGACCGGCTTGTCCAGCCACAAAGTGAACGGGCTTCAGATCACACTAGGGACGAGATAAGCGGCTGGATGCGGCCCTGGGGTGCACAGTGGCtgaagcagaagggccagcagtGGCTGAGGCAGCAGTGCCAGGCCTGGTTGAGGTAGAAGTGCCAGCAGTGGCTGAGGCAGCAGTGCCAGGCCTGGTCGAGGTACAAGTGCCAGCAGCGGCTGAAGCAGCAGTGCCAGGCCTGGTTGAGGCACGACGGCCAGCAGCGGCTGAGGCAGCAATGCCAGGCCTGGTTGAGGCAGAAGTGCCAGCAGTGGCTGAGGCAGCAGTGCCAGGCCTGGCCGAAGCAGAacggccagcactggctgaggcagcagTGCCAGGGCTGGATGAGGCAGAAGTGCCAGCAGTGGCTGAGGCAGCAATGCCAGGCCTGGTTGAGGCAGAAGTGCCAGCAGTGGCTGAGGCAGCAGTGCCAGGCCTGGCGAAGCAGAacggccagcactggctgaggcagcagTGCCAGGGCTGGTTGAGGCAGAAGTGCCAGCAGTGGCTGAGGCAGCAGTGCCAGGCCTGGCcgaagcagaagggccagcactggctgaggcagcagTGCCAGGGCTGGTTGAGGCAGAAGTGCCAGCAGTGGCTGAGGCAGCAGTGCCAGGCCTGGCCGAAGCAGAacggccagcactggctgaggcagcagTGCCAGGGCTGGATGAGGCAGAAGTGCCAGCAATGGCTGAGGCAGCAGTGCCAGGCCTGGTTGAGGCAGAAGTGCCAGCAGTGGCTAAGGCAGAAGTGCCAGCAGTGGCTAAGGCAGAAGTGCCAGGCCTGGATGAAGAAGAATGGCCAGTGCTGGCTGAGGCAGCAGTGCCAGGCCTGGCTGAAGCAGAATGGCCAGCAGCGGCTAAGGCAGCAGTGCCAGGCCTGGTTGAGGCAGAACGGCCAGCAGCGGCTGAGGCAGCAGTGCCAGGCCTGGTTGAGGCAGAATGGCCAAAAGAGGCTGAGACACCAGTGCCAGGCCTGGCTGAAGTAGAACGGCCAGCAGTGGCTAAGGCAGCAGTGCCAGGCCTGGTTGAGGCAGAACGGCCAGCAGCGGCTGAGGCAGCAGTGCCAGGCCTGGTTGAGGcagaagtgccagccctggcttcACTTCTGGCTCCGGTGCTCTCTATTTCCTCTCTCCAAGCCTCTTCATATTGCGGCTGCAAGGCAGGATGGACTGAATCCTTGACCTTGGCCAAAAACTGCAGGATTTTTGTCTTGCTGGTTTCTGTGAGCGCTTTAGGACCACACAGGAACTCATAGCGAGGGGGATCGCTGCCGGGCACCTGGTGGTACTCCAGGTACTCTTCCCGCACCAGATCTTCTGTGATGAGCTTCCTAGGCTCTCCAAAGATAAAGTGACTTCTTCCATCATAGATGCCCAGCATATTcaggaacttccagatcttcTCCTCAGGGGCGTGGTTGCCATTCAGGTAGATGACACCCAGCAGAGGCATCAGAAGACCATTCTTCGGCAGCCCCAAGTCACCTCTCATAGACTCGCTGTCACTGAGATCTAGGTTGCTCACCAGGGTATAGCAGTGACTGTTGGGCCTGACTTCCTTCAGCACCAGGCCAAACACCATCTCCATGTGCTCGGAGGCCTTGCTAAGGATCTCAGGGAATTGTTCCTTGTACCTTCTATTGATTTTCTGCAGCATTTTGGACCTCTTAATGAATTCCCTCATCTTATACTTATACAGCATGTACTGCACCAATAGCTCTGCCTTCATGGTCAGAAGATCTGTGTGAGAGCTCGCAGCAGCAGCTGAGGCCTGGGAGGAATTTTCACCTTCCTGAACTTGGCCCTCAGCACCTACACCAGATCTTGAGCGTGCTGCGCCACCAACACCAGATCTCGAGCGTGCTGCGCCACCACCACGAGATCTTTTGCGTATAGCACCTTCAGCAGCACTGGTGGTGCCTTGGGCTCCCGGAGGCCCCTTGGAGGTGCCAGCAGCAGACGAGCTTGAGGGAGCGCTCTCTGAatcaggaggggaggaggaggtggtctCTTCTCCCCTAGATGTGGTAGCCTGATCATGAACACCCTGGGTCTCAGCTCGGGCCTGGCGACGTTTCTCACGAGCACGGTGCTTACTCTTCTGCCCACGAGGCATGATGGCTGTGGTCAGGGACCACAGGCAGGAGTCTCGGCCAAGAGACAGGAGATTGGGGCACCTGGAGGATGGAGAATGAGGTGACATGAGCACCTTAAAACATGGAGACTCCACCTTGGCTTAATCAAAGGCCGCCTCTGCAGGTGTCCTTGAGGACACTGCTCTAggaacccacaaggctcctgttTTCCTGCTCAGACCAAACATGGTCTCCTGAGAACAAAATCTGGTGCAGGCAGGTTGATGTCCCTGTGGACCCTCACAAGATCCTAATTCAaggtctaaaatatttttttgcttcTGGTTTCTCCTATAtgtcttttggaaaataaaattattttttgcagtattacaatattaatttataatagaGTAccagtttctgccacacatcaatatgaatcagccataggtatatcttatgtctcctccatcttGAAACTTCCTCCCACGTTCCCACAGAATCCCACAGAGGAAGAACAGAGGCCTTACTTTTCCTCTGCGCCCTCTCAGCCCTGCTTTGGATTTACTCAGGTGACAGCAGGTGCCAGCAGTGGGGTTTTCTAAGTTCTACTTCAGTATTATCACATCAAGTCCTGGCGGAGCCTTGGCACCCTTCCCTCTGCTACTCTGATGTAGACACTTTAGACCTCCCCATGATCCAGAGGTAAGTGAAGGGATGCCTCATACCACCTCCCTGCCAGGAGATAGATAACCAGTTCTGAGAgttcattaaggtcttttctagCCTGAGTTCACTGGGATCATCATTCAGGGTCCTTACCTTGGCTCCTTAAAACATTGGGCACCATTATCCATTTGCGGACTGGTGTCTACACCTTCAGACATTTCCCCTCCCGTAGACTTcgtataaaacagaaaagaaggtgCTTAGCCTCACAGCCCTTCCCTGAGATTTCCTGGGCTGAAATCTGAGGGTTGGGATGGATGCAATGAGCCCTCACTCAGGTTCCTCAATTGGGCTCCCGGTAGAGAAGCTCCAATTTCTCCTGAAGTGATGACTGCTTGATAGTAAAAGCCAATCACTCCATGTCCCAAAAGCAGGAAGTGAAGATGACCTTATCTTACCAAACATGGTATCCTGACAACAAAATCTGGTGCAGGCAGGTTGATGTCCCTGTGGACCCACACAAGATCGCAATTcaagttctaaaatattttttgcttctgGTTTCTCCTATATGtctttttgaaagtaaaatttttttacaatatttcaatattaatttataatagtGTACaagtttctgccacacatcaatatgaatcagccataggtgtatcttatgtctcctccatctgGAAACTCCCTCCCACGTCACACCTCTCTTaagttatcacagagcactggctttgaacTCCCTGGTCATAAAACTACTTCctactggttatctattttccaTATGATAATGTGTACATTTtcagtgttactctctcaatctgctcctccctctccttcccccactgggtCCATGAGTGTGTTCTCTATGTCAGCATCCCCAggctgccctgcaaatatgttcataagtaccatctttctggattccatatatatgcattaatatatgatattggctttcctctttctgacttaattcactctgcttacaaaaactaggaataaaactaccacataAGCCAACAACCCCACTAGTggtcatataccctgaggaaatggTAACGGAAAAAGACACTTGTActcgtgttcactgcagcactatttacaatagccacgaCATAGAAGCAACCAAGCTCTACATTTGACTCATGACAGGGTCTAAGGTTTCTCCCTCTGCTGACCACTCAATTCAGACCAAGACCCTTACTTCCCCATTAGCCCACAGTGGGGACAGACATGTATCCTTGAGGTCTCCCAGGGATGACAACAGAGCGATGTGCTCTGAATGACGTGGTGTGGAACATTCACATCCCCCAAGGTTCTCACCATCCACCAGGACACCTGAAACCCTCCCTTGTCAACCTGAGGCTGCCCCCACTGACCTGGTCTCTCACTTCCCTGAGATGTCCCAGGAAGTGTCATGTCAAAACGCCTGATTCTCCCACTCCTGAAAATAGGACTGGCGCCTTATGTGACTCCATTTCTTATGGGAGGAGCCCCCATCCTCATTCAGCGTCACAGCCATTAATATTGTTGCAGACTAGGTCCCTTTGTTGAACTGGGTTTATTCCATTACAGCAAGGCTCTCACTTCCCCAAAACCACCTCCAGTGGACACCAGGGGGCACCACAGTTGGCCAGCTGTAACCGGCGCCTCCTAGAGCCCAGTACAGGGGGGCCGCTCAGTGTCGTCCCCTTGGCGGTGTCGAAGTCTGCTTATCAGCCCTCAGGTCCCTCATCTCGGACCTAGACCTCCTCCGGGGGTAGAATCCGGGCCTATCCCCATAGACAAACGCCTTAGCCTGAGACACTCTAGACCACATTCAGCCGATAGCTCTGAGGGACTCATAAGAACCATATCACAGGGGTGGGATGTGGATGGGTCACTTTTATTACTGGGagggttgggaaagtcccttcAGCTACATTCAGGTCCTCACCTTGGTTCCGGACGAGTCCTGAACACTAAGTGTCCGCCATATGGTCGCCGCGGCTACCGGTCGATCCGCTGGCTTTCAAAGCGGAAGTGGAGGGGAGCTGCGTAAGGTCCTACGTGGGGTCTCCCAGGGATGACGGCAGGGGCAGCATGCTATGGGAACCCCGGTAGCTCAATATTCATTCGTCCTTGGGTCCTCCTTGTGCAGTGTATCGGAGCCCAGGA
Proteins encoded:
- the LOC112445770 gene encoding melanoma-associated antigen D2-like — translated: MPRGQKSKHRAREKRRQARAETQGVHDQATTSRGEETTSSSPPDSESAPSSSSAAGTSKGPPGAQGTTSAAEGAIRKRSRGGGAARSRSGVGGAARSRSGVGAEGQVQEGENSSQASAAAASSHTDLLTMKAELLVQYMLYKYKMREFIKRSKMLQKINRRYKEQFPEILSKASEHMEMVFGLVLKEVRPNSHCYTLVSNLDLSDSESMRGDLGLPKNGLLMPLLGVIYLNGNHAPEEKIWKFLNMLGIYDGRSHFIFGEPRKLITEDLVREEYLEYHQVPGSDPPRYEFLCGPKALTETSKTKILQFLAKVKDSVHPALQPQYEEAWREEIESTGARSEARAGTSASTRPGTAASAAAGRSASTRPGTAALATAGRSTSARPGTGVSASFGHSASTRPGTAASAAAGRSASTRPGTAALAAAGHSASARPGTAASASTGHSSSSRPGTSALATAGTSALATAGTSASTRPGTAASAIAGTSASSSPGTAASASAGRSASARPGTAASATAGTSASTSPGTAASASAGPSASARPGTAASATAGTSASTSPGTAASASAGRSASPGLALLPQPLLALLPQPGLALLPQPLLALLPHPALALLPQPVLAVLLRPGLALLPQPLLALLPQPGLALLPQPLLAVVPQPGLALLLQPLLALVPRPGLALLPQPLLALLPQPGLALLPQPLLALLLQPLCTPGPHPAAYLVPSVI